The Sporomusa termitida genome has a window encoding:
- a CDS encoding MFS transporter yields MEIISALSVPIMILNMFGGIIAGIWLIIIGKWAPVGIAIATALVSSFVIGFAMLPAMIFSIPAAKMINKGTGFIGYFLFFCSSVYVFGVLWYWSIFIFGVYVSYIGPGGTGIIPLMIMAYSVATAPVGHLASKESDSPATMIATFCTMVGCMVFMLSLIFNIHPETGNLVFIGIMALGVFAQLIMIVQVSTAMKIDECSDYIEHPCIPKTKEDVFAERYEHEQSKEYPNISIDFSDIPLMEEEYAKWKYHKEIATQNKKQITTNDVSFNSNELPLQLDKPKPLELIDLFWVCALQEAGTTLYENIATSPSISGKIIWESNQGATNVLKAYSLISLKKVYLTTNSDMPSPQTWDILIYINKVIISQNRSPFAINQELFGEWTKLSIKNYLTYQGVPYKVKLENGSFDHGAKLLELDFDKSRLWLIYMWSFGANGKLGNIRIIIYPSEQLAKQDEIWSDIN; encoded by the coding sequence ATGGAAATCATCAGCGCCCTATCTGTACCTATTATGATTCTGAATATGTTTGGCGGTATAATCGCAGGTATTTGGCTTATTATCATTGGGAAATGGGCACCTGTTGGAATAGCCATTGCAACTGCACTTGTGTCATCCTTTGTAATCGGTTTTGCTATGCTTCCTGCAATGATCTTCTCTATACCGGCTGCAAAAATGATAAATAAGGGCACTGGATTTATAGGTTATTTTCTTTTTTTCTGTTCAAGTGTCTATGTTTTCGGTGTTTTATGGTATTGGTCAATTTTTATTTTTGGAGTTTATGTCTCGTATATAGGTCCAGGCGGTACCGGAATAATTCCGCTAATGATCATGGCCTATTCTGTTGCTACGGCACCCGTTGGACATTTGGCTAGTAAAGAAAGTGATTCTCCCGCTACCATGATTGCAACCTTTTGTACGATGGTAGGCTGTATGGTGTTTATGTTATCGCTGATATTTAACATCCACCCCGAAACAGGAAATCTCGTTTTTATAGGCATAATGGCATTGGGAGTTTTTGCACAATTAATAATGATTGTTCAAGTTTCTACAGCCATGAAAATTGACGAATGCAGTGATTATATCGAACACCCTTGCATTCCTAAAACAAAAGAAGATGTTTTTGCCGAAAGATATGAGCACGAACAATCTAAAGAATATCCAAATATATCAATAGATTTTAGTGATATACCACTAATGGAAGAAGAATACGCTAAATGGAAATACCACAAAGAGATTGCCACTCAAAACAAAAAACAAATAACCACAAACGACGTATCATTTAATTCAAATGAGTTGCCATTACAGTTAGATAAACCGAAACCACTCGAATTAATAGATTTATTTTGGGTTTGTGCTTTACAGGAGGCGGGAACTACTCTTTATGAAAATATTGCTACTAGTCCTAGTATATCTGGCAAAATCATTTGGGAGTCTAATCAAGGTGCAACTAATGTACTGAAAGCATATTCTCTTATTTCCTTGAAAAAAGTGTATCTAACTACCAATAGTGATATGCCTTCACCTCAAACATGGGACATTCTTATTTATATCAACAAGGTGATAATTTCTCAAAATCGAAGTCCGTTTGCTATAAATCAAGAATTGTTCGGAGAGTGGACAAAACTTTCTATTAAGAATTATTTAACCTATCAGGGAGTTCCCTATAAAGTTAAACTTGAAAATGGCAGCTTTGACCATGGAGCTAAACTACTTGAACTTGATTTTGATAAGTCAAGACTTTGGTTGATATATATGTGGTCGTTTGGAGCTAATGGAAAACTTGGTAATATTCGAATAATTATCTACCCTTCGGAACAATTAGCCAAGCAAGATGAAATATGGTCAGATATTAACTAA
- a CDS encoding helix-turn-helix domain-containing protein: MFVKALFGSRLRELREFHAIPAKQFADTFKIHRASLSNLECGKKSPSIDLTVALADYFNVSLDYLVGRSDKPERR, translated from the coding sequence ATGTTTGTGAAGGCTTTATTTGGCTCTAGACTCCGTGAATTAAGGGAATTTCATGCAATTCCAGCCAAGCAATTTGCTGATACCTTTAAGATTCACAGAGCTTCCTTGAGTAATTTGGAATGCGGAAAAAAGTCCCCTAGTATTGATCTAACTGTTGCTTTGGCCGACTACTTCAATGTCAGTCTTGATTATTTGGTTGGGCGAAGCGATAAGCCGGAAAGGAGGTAA
- a CDS encoding LysM peptidoglycan-binding domain-containing protein: MKLPLGITILRGEGVDKKRFFTISLMAWLVIVLAVSCGNSEPVAKGRLVTETYTVVTGDTLDVISYQFIKKSSVRRDVREFREGIIQLNWEEVFKNRYPHGLIRPGDKLKINYWVEEK; the protein is encoded by the coding sequence GTGAAATTGCCGCTAGGTATTACAATTTTGCGGGGTGAGGGAGTGGACAAAAAGAGGTTCTTTACGATTTCTTTAATGGCTTGGCTTGTAATTGTATTGGCTGTCAGCTGTGGCAACAGTGAACCGGTGGCAAAAGGGAGGCTGGTGACTGAAACTTACACGGTAGTCACGGGCGATACCTTAGATGTTATATCTTATCAGTTTATCAAAAAATCTTCTGTTAGGCGGGATGTTCGGGAATTCCGCGAAGGTATTATTCAATTGAATTGGGAGGAGGTGTTTAAAAATCGCTATCCTCATGGATTAATCCGGCCAGGGGACAAGCTCAAGATCAACTACTGGGTCGAAGAAAAATAG
- a CDS encoding helix-turn-helix domain-containing protein yields the protein MPKLTELVPFLAEQGLPKTLPGILRGLRLYRGLPTWRVAQEAHMSERTYERTEAGKRDVTPDELRKLDEIHDCNDELIMFRFGKIKFSLGKKKNRLCANTDEVS from the coding sequence ATGCCAAAATTGACGGAGTTAGTGCCATTTTTGGCGGAGCAGGGATTGCCGAAAACTTTACCCGGGATATTGCGTGGTCTCCGGCTATACCGTGGCTTGCCGACCTGGCGCGTAGCGCAGGAAGCGCATATGAGTGAGAGGACTTACGAACGAACCGAAGCTGGGAAAAGAGACGTGACGCCGGATGAATTGCGAAAGCTTGATGAAATCCACGATTGCAATGACGAATTGATTATGTTTCGTTTCGGCAAGATCAAGTTTAGTCTTGGAAAAAAGAAAAATCGCCTGTGCGCCAACACAGACGAAGTAAGTTAA
- a CDS encoding YqaJ viral recombinase family protein, with translation MSVSILAKTADIGRAEWLELRKRGIGGSDAAAVTGVSRWKSAVGVWLEKTSQVPDEEPGEAAYWGTKLEDVVAGEFTIQTGLKVRRRNAILQHPVHTFMLANIDREIVGSKIGLECKTTNAFMRAEWDGDTLPDAYYIQCQHYMAVTGYEAWWIACLIGGNRFIYKLIERNEELIQRLIEIEEAFWQHVVNGTMPQIDGTNACTDALLRMYPEANGREVELHETAELWIGQYEQASKEEKIAKERKQEAQNALIKMLGDDERGRSGERLVKWSNVAGRIGFDTELFRTEHPELYKRYVKQGKPSRRFSVK, from the coding sequence GTGAGTGTGTCGATATTGGCCAAGACGGCAGACATTGGTCGGGCCGAGTGGCTTGAGCTTAGAAAACGGGGAATAGGTGGCAGCGACGCCGCGGCGGTAACCGGGGTTAGCCGGTGGAAGTCCGCCGTAGGGGTGTGGCTGGAAAAAACTAGCCAAGTCCCGGACGAGGAGCCGGGAGAGGCAGCATACTGGGGTACAAAACTTGAAGATGTGGTTGCCGGAGAATTTACGATTCAGACTGGGTTAAAAGTCCGCCGGCGCAATGCAATCCTTCAGCATCCGGTACATACTTTTATGTTAGCCAATATAGACCGGGAGATAGTCGGCTCAAAAATAGGCTTGGAGTGTAAGACTACCAATGCATTTATGCGGGCAGAGTGGGACGGCGACACATTGCCGGACGCCTATTATATCCAGTGCCAGCATTATATGGCCGTGACCGGATATGAGGCATGGTGGATTGCCTGCCTGATCGGTGGCAATCGGTTCATATATAAACTAATTGAGCGCAACGAAGAATTAATTCAGCGCCTGATAGAGATAGAAGAAGCGTTTTGGCAACACGTTGTAAACGGCACTATGCCGCAGATCGATGGCACTAATGCCTGCACAGATGCGTTGCTAAGGATGTATCCAGAGGCCAATGGCCGCGAGGTAGAACTGCATGAAACAGCTGAGTTGTGGATTGGTCAATATGAACAGGCCAGTAAAGAGGAAAAAATTGCCAAGGAGCGCAAACAAGAGGCTCAGAATGCGCTGATCAAGATGCTGGGCGATGACGAGCGGGGCCGGTCCGGTGAGCGTTTAGTGAAGTGGTCTAATGTGGCTGGCAGGATCGGGTTTGACACCGAACTGTTTAGGACAGAGCACCCTGAACTATACAAGCGGTATGTTAAGCAAGGCAAGCCGTCGCGGCGGTTTAGCGTGAAGTAG
- a CDS encoding recombinase RecT: MASVNGSNAALVNRMAGANHAPAAGEKEVGLKAMLGNANVRKRFEELLGKKAAGFMSSLISVTNGNAQLQKAEPQTIIAAGAIAAALDLPVDPNLGFAYIVPYNTKKKLPDGSEIWVNQAQFQLGYKGYIQLAMRTGQYKTINACEVYEGEIKGINRFTGEVEFGEQTSDKIVGYMAYFKLLNGFEKYLYMTKGEIERHAKKFSQTYKKGFGKWADDFHAMAIKTVLKRLLSKYGILSIEMQTSLQADQAVVSQDADGNTSFEYTDGATIDAEGVVVDDQPTDDEILAAAIGGNA; this comes from the coding sequence GTGGCCAGTGTTAACGGCAGCAATGCTGCTCTTGTAAATAGAATGGCCGGGGCTAATCATGCTCCGGCCGCCGGGGAAAAAGAAGTTGGTTTAAAGGCAATGCTCGGCAATGCCAACGTGCGCAAGCGGTTTGAAGAGTTGCTTGGCAAAAAAGCGGCCGGCTTCATGTCCAGCCTGATATCGGTAACTAACGGCAATGCTCAACTGCAAAAAGCGGAACCGCAAACCATTATTGCGGCCGGCGCCATAGCCGCGGCCTTGGATTTGCCGGTTGATCCTAATCTGGGGTTTGCTTACATCGTGCCATATAACACCAAAAAGAAACTGCCGGATGGCTCGGAAATTTGGGTTAACCAAGCGCAGTTTCAACTTGGTTATAAGGGATATATTCAGCTGGCAATGCGTACCGGTCAGTACAAGACGATTAATGCCTGCGAGGTTTATGAGGGCGAGATCAAAGGCATTAACCGCTTTACCGGCGAGGTTGAGTTTGGCGAACAGACGTCAGACAAAATTGTCGGATATATGGCCTATTTTAAGTTACTAAATGGCTTTGAAAAGTACTTGTATATGACCAAGGGAGAAATCGAAAGGCACGCTAAAAAATTCAGCCAGACATATAAAAAAGGGTTTGGTAAGTGGGCTGATGATTTTCATGCCATGGCTATTAAAACGGTCTTAAAGCGGCTGCTGAGCAAGTATGGCATATTATCCATAGAAATGCAGACAAGCCTACAAGCTGACCAGGCGGTGGTAAGTCAGGATGCTGATGGCAATACCTCGTTTGAATATACGGACGGTGCGACGATTGATGCCGAAGGAGTTGTGGTTGATGACCAGCCTACTGATGATGAAATCCTGGCGGCTGCTATCGGAGGTAATGCGTAA
- a CDS encoding DUF6011 domain-containing protein: MKCKRCRRLLKDPLSIDRSYGPVCWAASQAQNPAPSRPISRQLELEFELPSRLFTPGLSLTEQYKIVKRLLDMK, translated from the coding sequence ATGAAATGCAAACGATGCAGACGGCTACTTAAAGACCCGTTATCCATCGACCGCAGTTACGGGCCGGTCTGCTGGGCGGCAAGCCAGGCTCAGAACCCGGCGCCATCCCGGCCGATATCCAGACAATTAGAATTGGAGTTTGAGCTGCCGAGCCGGCTCTTTACTCCCGGCTTGAGTCTTACAGAGCAGTATAAGATCGTGAAGCGATTACTTGATATGAAATAG
- the acpP gene encoding acyl carrier protein: MSMFDKVKSIIVEQLGVDPAEVTMDANIITDLGADSFDMVELTMSYEEEFSIEIPDDVALNLKAVQMVVDYIKKERGEAA; the protein is encoded by the coding sequence GTGAGTATGTTTGACAAAGTAAAATCGATTATTGTTGAACAGCTTGGCGTCGATCCGGCTGAAGTCACGATGGATGCCAATATTATTACCGACCTGGGCGCAGATTCTTTTGATATGGTTGAGTTAACTATGTCATATGAAGAGGAGTTCAGTATTGAAATTCCGGATGATGTCGCATTGAACCTTAAAGCTGTCCAAATGGTTGTTGACTATATCAAGAAAGAACGGGGGGAAGCCGCATGA
- a CDS encoding AbrB/MazE/SpoVT family DNA-binding domain-containing protein — MKSTGIVRKVDELGRIVIPRELRRTLDIEEKDPLEIYVEGDRIILRKYQPACIFCGEAKDIATFKGKNVCQGCLSALAGKPKVSENERCA; from the coding sequence ATGAAATCGACAGGCATAGTGCGCAAGGTTGATGAGCTTGGCAGGATAGTGATTCCCCGTGAGTTACGTAGGACCCTGGATATCGAAGAAAAAGACCCTCTGGAGATCTATGTGGAAGGTGACCGGATCATCCTCCGGAAGTATCAGCCGGCCTGCATCTTTTGCGGGGAGGCGAAAGATATTGCAACTTTTAAAGGTAAAAACGTGTGCCAGGGCTGCCTAAGTGCCTTGGCCGGGAAACCGAAGGTATCTGAAAATGAACGATGCGCCTAA
- the dnaN gene encoding DNA polymerase III subunit beta, with protein MEIRFNGKELERAVQAVNRIISGRLPNPILSGILIATDGDKVQFTATNFETSIRYAAEAEIREPGTVLVSGKLFHELIKRMPGQDITITTRKKDKMLTVISGRAVYDILTMDIDDYPELEVKADGNPVYIKAEMLHEVQKKVAFATMQTELTSPVFSGVYLHIKDGFMSAIASDRKRLARLVFAMAGEGAVILPPKALGEITSLVDGDKEVSAFWDNGKVVFLTDSIRYESRIITGTFPDIERVIPKSPVATIRIDRMELVQAIERLSLIGLERQKDFTLNNIYITMDTDMIHIRSSKADKGAAREEIPAVIEGESMEICFHGTQISDCLKVLASDKVVLSLTSTKAPASITGTTEADYIYVVSPISMGPAPAQAAS; from the coding sequence ATGGAAATCCGGTTCAACGGCAAGGAGCTGGAGCGAGCGGTCCAGGCAGTAAACAGGATAATCTCCGGCCGGCTTCCTAATCCGATTCTTTCCGGGATATTGATAGCAACCGATGGTGACAAGGTGCAGTTTACGGCGACTAACTTTGAAACCTCGATTCGGTATGCTGCCGAAGCAGAGATAAGAGAGCCGGGGACGGTATTGGTCTCAGGCAAGCTGTTTCATGAGTTGATTAAACGGATGCCCGGCCAAGACATTACGATAACCACTAGAAAAAAAGATAAGATGTTGACCGTGATCAGTGGTCGGGCTGTATATGACATTTTAACAATGGATATAGATGATTACCCAGAACTTGAGGTCAAAGCTGACGGCAATCCGGTTTACATTAAGGCTGAAATGCTGCATGAAGTTCAGAAAAAAGTAGCTTTTGCAACTATGCAGACGGAACTAACGTCCCCCGTATTCTCAGGGGTGTATTTACACATCAAAGACGGGTTTATGTCGGCTATCGCTTCGGATAGAAAAAGGTTGGCTCGGTTAGTTTTTGCTATGGCGGGCGAGGGGGCAGTTATTCTGCCTCCCAAGGCCTTAGGGGAGATTACTTCTTTGGTAGACGGAGACAAAGAGGTTTCTGCTTTTTGGGACAACGGTAAAGTGGTTTTCCTGACCGATAGTATCCGCTATGAGTCCCGGATCATTACCGGTACCTTTCCTGATATAGAACGGGTTATTCCCAAAAGTCCGGTAGCAACAATACGTATAGATCGGATGGAGTTGGTACAAGCAATTGAACGGCTATCGCTCATAGGCCTGGAGCGGCAAAAAGATTTCACGCTAAACAATATCTATATCACGATGGATACCGACATGATCCATATCAGGTCAAGCAAGGCGGATAAAGGGGCCGCTCGTGAAGAAATACCGGCTGTGATCGAAGGCGAGTCAATGGAGATATGTTTTCACGGGACGCAAATCAGTGATTGCCTGAAAGTGCTTGCTAGTGATAAGGTGGTCCTGTCTCTGACAAGCACGAAGGCGCCTGCAAGTATAACTGGCACGACTGAAGCTGATTACATTTATGTCGTTAGCCCCATAAGTATGGGGCCAGCTCCAGCGCAGGCGGCAAGTTGA
- a CDS encoding DUF4428 domain-containing protein translates to MNKDVDIKEREKHICYVCKKKTALLPLEDGIYICNSCAQVMAEMSPS, encoded by the coding sequence ATGAATAAAGATGTGGATATAAAAGAACGTGAAAAACATATTTGCTATGTATGTAAAAAGAAAACGGCACTGCTGCCGCTAGAAGATGGAATTTATATTTGCAATTCCTGCGCCCAGGTAATGGCCGAAATGTCACCATCCTAA
- a CDS encoding DnaD domain protein, with protein MNYAKLLNAFEDYSDRTGLPTYAQLIYYKLFALNNRAGWAEWFDATNPYVMFRANVKDEKTFIRHRNLLQQHGLIKFQSGKKGQPTRYKLIPIYENTGLNPVNNPVIIPGNNPVETPVNPPVKTPDIYKHKQKQIDTAVVFGAREADKVLLAYQNNIGVLNDIAANKLDTLTEMYTAEWVLAAIEEAVMANVRKLGFIESVLGNWGVNGFKIKPWEVEKCGRGDKSSHSGGSKQSQRGGRGSPSRSSTDWENEPDTL; from the coding sequence ATGAACTATGCAAAACTACTAAACGCGTTCGAGGATTATAGTGATAGAACCGGGTTGCCAACATATGCCCAGTTGATTTATTACAAACTTTTTGCATTAAATAACAGGGCAGGATGGGCCGAATGGTTTGACGCGACCAATCCTTACGTTATGTTTAGGGCCAATGTCAAAGATGAGAAGACCTTTATTCGTCACCGCAATCTTTTACAACAACATGGACTGATTAAATTCCAGTCTGGCAAAAAAGGGCAACCGACAAGATATAAATTAATTCCCATTTATGAAAACACTGGGTTAAACCCAGTAAATAATCCAGTGATTATACCAGGGAATAATCCAGTAGAAACGCCAGTAAATCCTCCAGTGAAAACGCCAGACATATATAAACATAAACAGAAACAGATAGATACAGCTGTAGTATTTGGCGCGCGCGAGGCGGACAAGGTCCTGCTCGCATATCAAAACAACATCGGCGTGCTAAATGACATCGCGGCAAACAAGCTGGATACTTTGACTGAGATGTATACGGCGGAATGGGTATTGGCCGCCATTGAGGAAGCGGTTATGGCCAATGTGCGTAAACTTGGCTTTATCGAATCTGTGCTCGGTAACTGGGGGGTAAATGGCTTTAAAATAAAGCCGTGGGAGGTTGAAAAATGTGGGAGAGGGGATAAATCCAGCCATAGCGGCGGTAGTAAACAAAGCCAGAGAGGCGGCAGGGGCAGCCCGTCAAGGTCAAGTACGGACTGGGAAAACGAACCAGACACCCTCTGA
- a CDS encoding ATP-binding protein gives MERKGIPVQVQSQYAQVKQYIANMQENRESGIGMVLKGPVGTMKTSMAVAVLVEHLKAGHSGLFVPMVSMLDNIFTMKARNKEEWLAYEERIRNTGLLVLDDLGAEYHQEWVLSKVDAIISERYNRMQPIIITTNLSADELKGKYAERVYDRLKGTSKVINFSGKSLRESA, from the coding sequence ATGGAGCGAAAGGGGATTCCTGTGCAGGTGCAAAGCCAGTATGCGCAGGTTAAGCAATATATAGCCAATATGCAAGAAAACCGGGAGTCTGGCATTGGTATGGTACTCAAAGGCCCGGTCGGGACAATGAAAACGAGCATGGCAGTAGCCGTGTTGGTCGAGCATTTAAAGGCTGGTCATAGTGGGCTGTTTGTGCCGATGGTTAGCATGCTTGACAATATCTTCACCATGAAGGCCAGGAATAAGGAGGAGTGGCTGGCCTATGAGGAGCGGATACGGAATACCGGCTTGCTGGTGTTGGATGATTTAGGCGCCGAGTACCACCAAGAGTGGGTATTGTCTAAGGTGGACGCCATTATCAGCGAGCGGTATAACCGGATGCAGCCGATTATTATCACCACGAATCTGAGCGCGGATGAGTTAAAGGGCAAATATGCGGAACGGGTTTATGACCGGCTGAAAGGTACGTCAAAGGTGATTAATTTCTCTGGCAAGAGTTTGCGAGAGAGTGCATGA
- a CDS encoding sigma-70 family RNA polymerase sigma factor, translated as MNCIREAENYLRYYRELHQSINHASRMIVRLRMQTAPGVVSAVNIDVTGIRSSKTVNTLNQMYQLQKWQEMKDRTLEEIEKIEEALAGISQAQGCERYRDVLFMWYVERLDKDEIAEKLGYSTRQSVYDMKNKAIRKFAVALFGVIALEAI; from the coding sequence ATGAATTGCATTAGAGAAGCAGAGAACTACCTACGGTATTACCGTGAATTGCATCAAAGTATTAATCATGCCAGCCGTATGATTGTCCGGCTGAGAATGCAAACTGCCCCAGGTGTGGTTTCAGCCGTAAACATAGATGTAACCGGTATCCGTTCTTCTAAGACTGTAAACACGCTGAACCAGATGTATCAGCTGCAGAAGTGGCAGGAGATGAAGGACCGGACACTCGAAGAGATTGAGAAGATCGAGGAGGCTCTTGCCGGGATCAGCCAGGCGCAGGGGTGTGAGCGGTACCGGGATGTGCTCTTTATGTGGTATGTGGAGAGGCTGGATAAGGATGAGATTGCGGAAAAATTGGGCTATAGCACAAGGCAATCTGTCTACGATATGAAGAATAAAGCTATTCGGAAGTTTGCAGTAGCTTTATTTGGTGTAATAGCATTAGAAGCCATATAA
- a CDS encoding type II toxin-antitoxin system HicB family antitoxin — translation MVRDSYIYPAIFEKSLQGKYGVSFPDLPGCISIGDNLQHAHEMAKEALGLHLWGMERDGDDIPAPSSIDSIELADGEVIGLIEVWMLPIRAELDNRAVKKTLTIPRYLNDIAEKQNVNFSKVLQSALKDHLGLQAKKKPIKKQP, via the coding sequence GTGGTGCGTGATTCTTATATTTATCCGGCAATCTTTGAGAAATCATTACAAGGTAAATACGGCGTTTCCTTTCCCGATCTCCCCGGTTGTATATCAATAGGAGATAATCTCCAGCATGCTCATGAAATGGCTAAAGAAGCATTAGGGCTTCATCTGTGGGGGATGGAACGCGACGGTGATGATATCCCCGCACCGTCCTCTATTGATAGCATCGAATTAGCAGACGGCGAAGTAATCGGCCTAATTGAAGTCTGGATGCTGCCGATTCGGGCTGAGCTTGACAATCGTGCTGTCAAGAAAACCCTTACTATTCCCCGCTATCTCAATGATATAGCAGAAAAACAAAATGTGAACTTCTCCAAAGTACTGCAGTCTGCCTTAAAAGACCATCTCGGTTTACAGGCTAAGAAAAAACCTATAAAAAAACAGCCTTAA
- a CDS encoding type II toxin-antitoxin system HicA family toxin, with the protein MPMKVREILKLLKQDGWYEVEQEGSHRQFKHPVKKGKVTVPVHSKNDDLTPRTEKSILKQAGLI; encoded by the coding sequence ATGCCGATGAAAGTCAGAGAAATACTTAAACTCTTAAAACAAGATGGCTGGTATGAAGTGGAACAGGAAGGCTCACATCGGCAGTTTAAGCATCCTGTTAAAAAAGGCAAAGTTACCGTGCCTGTTCATAGCAAAAACGATGACCTGACGCCTAGAACGGAGAAATCAATACTAAAACAAGCAGGGCTTATTTAA
- a CDS encoding anaerobic ribonucleoside-triphosphate reductase, whose amino-acid sequence MIIDNTLGIDGVIVNYSDGISVGEVRQILAEEQALWLAKGKTLGKLELVVDGDEIVVRAVERSPIKRIRRITGYLSTEDRFNSSKQAELADRRSQL is encoded by the coding sequence ATGATTATCGATAACACTCTTGGTATAGATGGGGTAATTGTGAACTATAGCGATGGCATCAGTGTGGGCGAGGTTCGGCAGATCCTAGCCGAGGAGCAGGCGCTGTGGCTGGCCAAGGGTAAAACACTGGGCAAGCTGGAACTGGTAGTAGACGGCGATGAGATTGTCGTTAGGGCTGTTGAAAGGTCTCCGATCAAGCGGATTCGGCGCATTACCGGTTATCTCAGTACCGAGGACCGTTTTAACTCCTCGAAGCAGGCTGAGTTGGCAGATCGACGATCACAGTTGTAA
- the terS gene encoding phage terminase small subunit has product MARERNPNRDKAFAIYREHGGKISNRQIAELLGEDEKKIAVWKQRDRDKWSVVQHSESVVQQNPDNVVQQKKKCGAPKGNNNAKGHGAPKKNRNAVGNRGGPGGPPGNKKAEKHGFFARIFPDNDETREIVESINLKSPLEMLWENIVIQYTAIARAQKIMFVKDKEEMIKELKRSYEKNTERSTTKTKSDSQECEYEYEFQFSWDRQATFLKAQSAAMKTLEGLLSRYDEMLRSELATEEQQARIDKLRAEVARIKGDDGTEEQGEEDTFLAALKGKASEVWDDHGA; this is encoded by the coding sequence ATGGCGCGAGAACGAAACCCCAACCGTGACAAAGCATTTGCAATATATAGAGAACATGGCGGCAAAATCTCTAACCGCCAGATTGCCGAATTACTTGGTGAAGACGAAAAGAAGATTGCGGTATGGAAACAGCGTGATCGTGATAAGTGGAGTGTTGTACAACATTCAGAAAGCGTTGTACAACAAAATCCCGATAATGTTGTACAACAAAAGAAAAAATGCGGTGCCCCTAAAGGTAATAATAATGCAAAAGGGCATGGCGCTCCCAAAAAGAATAGAAATGCCGTTGGAAATCGCGGCGGACCAGGCGGCCCACCTGGTAATAAAAAGGCTGAGAAGCATGGTTTTTTTGCGCGCATATTTCCGGATAATGATGAAACCCGTGAGATAGTCGAAAGTATTAACCTGAAAAGTCCGCTTGAGATGCTATGGGAGAATATTGTTATTCAGTACACGGCTATTGCCCGGGCCCAGAAGATCATGTTCGTCAAAGATAAAGAGGAAATGATTAAGGAATTGAAGCGGTCTTATGAGAAAAACACAGAGAGAAGTACCACCAAAACTAAGTCTGATTCCCAAGAGTGTGAATATGAGTATGAATTCCAATTCTCCTGGGACAGGCAAGCAACCTTTCTAAAAGCGCAAAGTGCAGCTATGAAAACGCTGGAGGGATTGTTGTCCAGGTATGACGAAATGCTACGGAGCGAGCTGGCCACCGAAGAGCAGCAGGCCCGGATTGATAAGTTAAGGGCCGAGGTTGCGCGGATTAAGGGGGATGATGGCACTGAAGAACAGGGAGAAGAGGACACTTTCCTTGCTGCTTTAAAAGGAAAGGCGTCGGAAGTGTGGGATGACCATGGCGCTTAA